Proteins from one Setaria italica strain Yugu1 chromosome V, Setaria_italica_v2.0, whole genome shotgun sequence genomic window:
- the LOC101772168 gene encoding 1-aminocyclopropane-1-carboxylate oxidase homolog 4, with product MASASLPAPAPGRAALLKAFDESRTGVRGLVESGVSSVPEIFRHPDPYASIPLAPPGASIPVVDLSLPFPDAAAAAAEAARTWGFFHLVNHHRALPQPSTGDDYPARALAAVRAFNELPAAERAPHYGRAVDGGVNYSTNVDLYNSPAASWRDTIQVMLGPNRRPDLASRIPAVCRAELLEWEVRATAAARAVMGLLSEGLGLGAAALEEASCLEGKVMACHYYPHCPEPERTMGIVPHTDPGVLTVLAQDEIGGLQVKHQDQDGNACWVDVKPVPGALVINVGDLLQIMSNDKYPSVEHRVTMNTHKEPRVSIAVFFSPGKRGDSNLYGPLPGLVSSENPPKYKNFTMEKFYGTFFSRDLASKALIDHFKM from the exons atggcgtccgcctccctcccggcgccggcccccGGCCGCGCGGCGCTGCTCAAGGCCTTCGATGAGTCCCGCACGGGGGTGCGCGGCCTCGTGGAGTCGGGCGTCTCCTCCGTCCCGGAGATCTTCCGCCACCCGGACCCTTACGCTTCCATCCCGCTCGCCCCGCCCGGCGCCTCCATCCCCGTCGTCgacctctccctccccttccccgacgccgccgccgccgccgccgaggccgcccgCACCTGGGGCTTCTTCCACCTAGTCAACCACCACCGCGCCCTCCCGCAGCCCTCCACCGGCGACGACTACCCCGcgcgcgccctcgccgcggTGCGCGCCTTCAACGAGCTTCCCGCCGCCGAGCGCGCGCCCCACTACGGCCGCGCTGTGGACGGCGGGGTCAACTACTCCACCAACGTCGACCTGTACAACTCCCCGGCGGCCAGCTGGCGCGACACCATCCAGGTCATGCTGGGTCCCAACCGCCGCCCCGACCTCGCGTCCCGGATCCCCGCCGTCTGCCGCGCCGAGCTGCTCGAGTGGGAGgtgcgcgccaccgccgccgcgcgcgccgtcaTGGGGCTCCTCTCCGAGGGGCTCGGGCTCGGGGCCGCCGCGCTGGAGGAGGCGTCCTGCCTCGAGGGGAAGGTCATGGCGTGCCACTACTACCCGCACTGCCCCGAGCCGGAGCGCACCATGGGCATCGTCCCGCACACGGACCCCGGCGTGCTCACCGTGCTCGCGCAGGATGAGATCGGCGGCCTGCAGGTGAAGCACCAGGACCAGGACGGCAACGCATGCTGGGTGGACGTCAAGCCCGTGCCCGGAGCGCTCGTCATCAACGTCGGCGACCTCTTGCAG ATAATGTCTAATGACAAGTACCCGAGCGTCGAGCACCGGGTGACCATGAACACGCACAAGGAACCCAGGGTTTCAATCGCCGTCTTCTTCAGTCCTGGGAAGAGAGGGGACTCGAATTTGTACGGACCATTGCCAGGGCTGGTTTCTTCGGAGAACCCACCCAAGTACAAGAATTTCACCATGGAGAAGTTCTACGGGACCTTCTTCTCACGGGACCTTGCGAGCAAAGCTCTAATTGATCACTTCAAGATGTAA